One Vibrio neonatus genomic window carries:
- a CDS encoding BamA/TamA family outer membrane protein translates to MNKQKNHMASTYIASSLAKISYRSLLLPALALSLCVDAATPVGMKYTITRAENANDTKNAMALPYLFSTETMGLNAGIGGVIQGIGQEQLVIGGTAWGGEESYGISAGLWNYRPWFANRAFISVSGMYAYFPDQRAYTIGAGSWPNDSPRPGSSGSSQDDYIQGDGFSNWLDFKIEYVLPLGSAKHSPTAHYHLRNGLLTDAPSSTYWNPLETGSTVLLLRQFNRYQSYTNPGEAKQDGDMNAFELGIQYDNTDFSPNPSMGSRQYIGYSYEGTLISQDSKWDFVELDMSKYISIGESNWALQRIIALNFWTGYSPSWKVTSVDSQNSQVENAPPYNEGATLGGLYRMRGFDSNRFHDKASLYATAEYRYTLRHNPIKEVSWLRFLNIDWFQLVAFAEAGQVAPSYDLGELTSDMKLDGGVAVRALAAGLVVRLDYAMSEEGSYMWFMVNQPF, encoded by the coding sequence ATGAATAAACAAAAAAATCATATGGCTTCTACCTATATAGCTTCTAGCTTAGCTAAAATTTCCTATCGCAGTTTGCTACTGCCAGCTTTAGCTTTGTCGCTTTGTGTCGATGCCGCCACTCCCGTAGGCATGAAATACACCATTACTCGCGCCGAAAATGCTAACGATACTAAAAACGCCATGGCACTGCCGTATCTGTTTTCTACTGAAACTATGGGCTTAAACGCCGGTATCGGTGGCGTGATCCAAGGGATTGGGCAAGAGCAGTTAGTAATTGGCGGAACGGCTTGGGGAGGCGAAGAAAGCTACGGGATTTCGGCTGGGCTTTGGAACTATCGACCTTGGTTTGCCAATCGCGCTTTTATTTCTGTATCTGGCATGTACGCCTATTTTCCTGATCAGCGCGCTTATACCATAGGCGCAGGTTCATGGCCAAACGACAGTCCAAGACCGGGCAGTTCTGGTTCAAGCCAAGATGATTATATCCAAGGGGATGGCTTTTCAAACTGGTTAGATTTCAAAATAGAATACGTTCTGCCCCTAGGTTCGGCCAAGCACTCCCCCACAGCGCATTATCATCTGCGCAATGGCCTATTAACCGACGCGCCAAGCAGCACTTATTGGAACCCACTGGAAACGGGTTCTACCGTATTATTACTGCGTCAGTTTAATCGCTATCAATCCTACACCAATCCAGGCGAAGCCAAACAAGACGGCGATATGAACGCTTTTGAGCTCGGCATCCAATATGATAATACCGATTTTTCGCCCAACCCCTCCATGGGTAGCCGCCAATATATCGGCTACTCCTATGAAGGCACGCTTATCTCTCAAGACAGCAAATGGGATTTTGTCGAACTGGATATGAGTAAATACATCTCCATCGGCGAGAGCAATTGGGCACTGCAACGCATTATCGCTTTAAACTTTTGGACAGGCTATTCCCCTTCTTGGAAAGTCACTTCGGTTGATTCGCAAAATAGCCAAGTTGAAAACGCGCCGCCGTATAACGAAGGCGCAACGCTCGGTGGTCTATATCGAATGCGCGGATTTGATTCGAATCGCTTTCATGACAAAGCCAGTTTGTACGCCACCGCTGAATACCGATATACCTTACGCCACAACCCAATCAAAGAAGTCTCTTGGCTAAGGTTTTTAAATATAGATTGGTTCCAGTTAGTCGCCTTTGCCGAGGCGGGACAAGTTGCGCCAAGTTACGATTTGGGCGAGCTTACCTCAGACATGAAATTGGATGGTGGCGTTGCGGTGCGCGCATTGGCAGCAGGTTTAGTGGTGCGCCTTGATTATGCGATGTCAGAAGAAGGCAGTTACATGTGGTTTATGGTCAATCAGCCCTTTTAG
- a CDS encoding heavy metal translocating P-type ATPase yields the protein MSHFSLRLGGVSCQGCINKIAKKGLSLDETFAIASTVANKTEHNTDFISARVSTALSLDETINLIESLGFTAEQGALPYYVGAVQNVSCQKCVGKITSALRELDELAEVSIDLDKQSIEVIGLLSPQQITSSLTDLGYAPNHNETQTSTEQDNSNCAAPQQVNTSAQLVRLNLFGVTCASCVASIEKAVNAAIATESGHESVTINFANRTASVYSSLTESQLVQTIENAGYGASVIVDETAAESEREQRQQQEYQHKIRHTIGGLSLGIPLMLYGMLGGSMTVNTTQQQLAWGVVGLLTLAVLWFSGRHYFIGASKAFKNRNANMDTLIALGTGSAWLYSIVVVLMPTLLPDSARHLYFEASAMIIGLINLGQALELKARGRTSQAIKRLLDLRTKTALVIKNGKAITLPVEEVQIGDLVLIRAGEKIPVDGQVIEGESLIDESMLTGEPIPVLKSIKDTVSAGTINGEQNLTIQASKVGSDTMLAQIIEMVSNAQNSKPAISHLADKVSSVFVPTVMILSIITALMWYNFGPAPTVINMLVTATSVLIIACPCALGLATPISTMIGIGKSAEFGGLIRNGDALQMASNIDVVILDKTGTITQGKPSVANIKHVRENPFTLDYLTALEQGSTHPLANAVVSYCAQHKPKIASLAVADFVNLTGRGVTANIDGHSLLLGNQRLMREQGVDIASVATKAEQWEALAHTVIYFAIDKQLHTLLSISDPIKSESASAISALTQLGIKVMMLTGDNEHTAKAVAEQTGLDEFHGELLPQDKLQWVETLQQQGLVVAMVGDGINDAPALAKANVGFAIGQGTDVAIESGDITLIRGSLFGVSQVIEVSKATMRNIKQNLWGAFIYNSVGIPIAAGVLYPLFGVLLSPIVAGVAMSLSSITVVSNANRLRLFSPKAQGEKIDG from the coding sequence ATGAGTCATTTTAGTCTGCGTCTTGGTGGCGTGTCGTGCCAAGGGTGCATCAATAAAATAGCGAAAAAGGGACTATCACTTGATGAAACCTTTGCTATTGCAAGCACTGTTGCCAATAAAACAGAGCACAATACCGACTTTATATCAGCGCGAGTGAGCACTGCTCTTTCGCTGGATGAAACGATAAATCTCATTGAATCGCTAGGCTTTACCGCTGAGCAAGGAGCATTGCCATATTATGTTGGCGCTGTGCAAAACGTGTCGTGTCAAAAATGCGTAGGCAAAATTACTAGTGCACTGCGTGAGCTTGATGAACTGGCTGAAGTTAGCATTGATTTAGATAAGCAAAGTATCGAAGTGATCGGTTTGTTATCGCCTCAGCAAATAACCTCGAGCTTAACTGATCTCGGTTACGCGCCTAATCACAATGAAACACAGACTTCTACTGAACAAGACAATAGCAACTGCGCCGCACCGCAACAGGTGAACACTAGCGCGCAGTTAGTGCGTTTAAACTTATTTGGCGTGACTTGCGCAAGTTGTGTTGCAAGCATCGAAAAGGCGGTGAATGCGGCTATTGCAACTGAATCTGGGCATGAATCCGTAACCATTAATTTCGCCAACCGCACCGCAAGCGTTTACTCCTCATTAACTGAGTCTCAACTTGTACAAACCATAGAAAATGCAGGCTATGGCGCATCTGTGATTGTGGATGAAACGGCTGCTGAATCTGAGCGTGAGCAAAGACAGCAACAAGAATATCAACACAAGATCAGACACACCATAGGCGGTTTAAGTTTAGGTATCCCTCTGATGCTGTATGGCATGTTGGGCGGTTCGATGACCGTAAATACCACGCAGCAACAACTGGCATGGGGCGTGGTAGGTTTGCTGACGTTGGCAGTGCTTTGGTTTAGCGGTCGACACTATTTTATTGGCGCAAGCAAGGCATTTAAAAACCGCAACGCTAACATGGATACCTTAATTGCCTTGGGCACAGGCTCAGCGTGGCTGTATTCCATTGTGGTAGTGCTCATGCCGACGTTATTGCCTGACAGTGCCCGTCATCTGTATTTTGAAGCCTCGGCGATGATCATAGGTTTGATTAATCTTGGGCAAGCGCTGGAATTAAAGGCGCGCGGCAGAACCTCACAAGCCATTAAACGTCTGTTGGATTTACGAACCAAGACAGCGCTGGTAATAAAAAACGGTAAAGCTATTACCTTGCCCGTAGAGGAGGTACAAATCGGCGATTTGGTATTGATTCGCGCTGGTGAAAAAATTCCAGTGGATGGTCAGGTTATTGAAGGGGAATCTTTAATCGATGAATCCATGTTAACCGGTGAGCCGATTCCGGTACTGAAATCCATCAAGGATACGGTATCGGCAGGCACTATTAATGGCGAGCAAAACCTGACTATTCAAGCGTCGAAAGTGGGCAGTGACACTATGCTGGCACAAATTATTGAGATGGTGTCGAATGCGCAAAACTCCAAACCGGCGATCAGTCATTTGGCGGATAAAGTATCGAGCGTGTTTGTACCCACAGTGATGATTTTATCCATTATTACTGCGCTCATGTGGTACAACTTTGGCCCTGCGCCAACGGTGATCAACATGTTGGTCACGGCAACTTCGGTACTTATCATTGCTTGCCCGTGCGCCCTTGGCCTTGCAACGCCAATCTCCACCATGATTGGCATTGGTAAATCTGCCGAGTTTGGCGGTTTGATTCGCAATGGTGATGCTTTGCAAATGGCAAGTAACATCGATGTGGTGATTTTGGATAAAACCGGCACCATCACTCAAGGCAAACCCAGTGTCGCCAACATTAAGCATGTGCGTGAAAACCCATTCACTCTGGACTACCTGACTGCGCTTGAGCAAGGCTCTACCCATCCATTAGCAAACGCAGTGGTCAGTTATTGCGCGCAACATAAACCGAAAATTGCGTCTTTAGCCGTGGCTGATTTTGTCAATCTAACGGGTCGAGGTGTCACCGCTAATATTGATGGTCACAGTTTGTTATTGGGCAATCAAAGACTGATGCGTGAGCAGGGCGTCGATATTGCAAGTGTTGCAACAAAAGCCGAGCAGTGGGAAGCGCTGGCGCATACCGTGATTTATTTTGCTATCGACAAGCAATTACACACTTTGCTCTCTATTAGCGATCCCATAAAAAGTGAATCAGCTTCCGCTATTAGCGCATTAACTCAGCTTGGCATTAAAGTGATGATGTTAACCGGTGATAACGAGCACACAGCAAAAGCTGTCGCGGAGCAAACGGGCTTAGATGAGTTTCATGGCGAATTGCTACCGCAAGATAAACTGCAATGGGTTGAAACTCTGCAACAGCAAGGTTTAGTCGTCGCTATGGTAGGAGATGGCATTAATGACGCGCCTGCGCTTGCTAAGGCTAACGTCGGCTTTGCCATTGGGCAAGGTACAGATGTAGCCATTGAAAGTGGCGATATCACTTTAATACGTGGCTCACTGTTTGGCGTCTCTCAGGTTATTGAAGTGAGTAAAGCCACTATGCGTAATATCAAACAAAACCTTTGGGGCGCATTTATCTACAATTCGGTGGGTATTCCCATTGCCGCAGGCGTGTTGTATCCGTTGTTTGGCGTGTTATTAAGCCCAATAGTGGCCGGAGTAGCGATGTCGCTGTCGTCAATTACGGTAGTCAGCAATGCCAATCGTTTAAGGTTATTCAGCCCCAAAGCTCAAGGAGAGAAAATCGATGGTTAA
- a CDS encoding MerR family transcriptional regulator, whose product MITSKLAKLANVSPDTVRYYTKRGLIVATRNPDNGYKEYDRAALQRLKFIHQAREIGFALKEIEAILASAEEGTSPCPKVRQMMTEKITETEQQILRLQQHVSMLKTTFASWESLSDGTPTGESICCLIESWTKDDNA is encoded by the coding sequence ATGATTACTTCAAAACTTGCCAAATTAGCCAATGTGTCACCGGATACAGTGCGTTACTACACCAAACGAGGTTTGATTGTGGCGACGCGAAACCCTGACAATGGTTATAAAGAATATGACCGCGCCGCTTTGCAACGTTTAAAGTTTATTCATCAAGCTCGCGAGATAGGTTTTGCGCTAAAAGAGATTGAAGCAATTTTAGCGTCAGCGGAAGAGGGAACCTCTCCTTGCCCGAAAGTGAGGCAAATGATGACCGAAAAAATCACCGAAACTGAGCAGCAGATCTTAAGGTTGCAACAACATGTCAGCATGTTGAAAACCACCTTTGCTAGTTGGGAAAGTTTAAGTGATGGTACGCCGACCGGAGAGTCAATTTGTTGCCTGATAGAGTCTTGGACTAAGGATGATAACGCATGA
- a CDS encoding DUF411 domain-containing protein → MNTLLKTMRTTSLLSASLLFTGLSYASTQFQMYKSPNCGCCTEWAEIMQSKGYQVEVHERSQWHEIKQQHSLPSELQSCHSAIIDGYLIEGHVPEKEIAKLLKERPAGVKGLSAPGMPMHSPGMAKEGEAYKDFQVIAFLEDGSTRVYAQY, encoded by the coding sequence ATGAATACCTTGTTAAAAACAATGCGCACCACTTCTCTGCTTTCTGCCTCACTATTATTCACAGGCCTAAGCTACGCCAGCACTCAGTTCCAAATGTATAAATCACCGAACTGTGGATGTTGTACCGAGTGGGCTGAAATCATGCAAAGCAAAGGCTATCAGGTGGAGGTTCATGAACGAAGTCAATGGCATGAAATCAAGCAGCAGCATTCGCTACCAAGCGAGTTGCAATCTTGTCATAGCGCCATTATCGACGGCTACTTAATTGAAGGTCATGTGCCAGAAAAAGAGATTGCCAAACTGCTCAAAGAGCGCCCAGCAGGCGTAAAAGGTTTAAGCGCTCCGGGCATGCCGATGCACTCACCGGGTATGGCAAAAGAAGGTGAAGCCTATAAAGATTTTCAGGTGATTGCCTTTTTAGAGGATGGCAGTACTCGCGTTTACGCTCAGTATTAG
- a CDS encoding ParB/Srx family N-terminal domain-containing protein — protein MNCLNKSLIALTALVSMHSAFAQDISQVKQGDVYQAVLSELKPTQPSIGYDQVYYKLGRYQHDVKKQFDEICEANGQKGLVSFDTNSKPSDPSTFECEQNVGDVRKDMKTIVVAPNNAIYLTDGHHTFNTFTHMSGGGSDFKVHVIVEKDYRHLKSMDEFWAELEKDKNAWLFDLNNKPVAHTDLPQQLGMSNFANDPYRALMYYSRDVSWNKPKQPVPFLEFYWAKELKPVFDINRFDLTTETGYMEAVKQAADVILALDTTNLGGSGLSAKEMGQFDSFDNKEFKKMTRKTSKLNYMLGYKASL, from the coding sequence ATGAATTGTTTGAATAAGTCTCTAATCGCCTTGACCGCTCTTGTCAGCATGCACTCAGCATTTGCACAGGATATTTCACAAGTAAAGCAGGGTGATGTGTATCAAGCTGTACTTTCCGAGTTAAAACCGACTCAGCCATCAATTGGTTATGATCAGGTCTATTACAAGCTTGGGCGTTATCAACACGACGTTAAAAAGCAGTTCGATGAAATCTGTGAGGCAAATGGTCAAAAAGGTCTGGTTTCTTTTGATACTAATTCTAAGCCTTCAGACCCAAGCACATTTGAATGTGAACAGAACGTTGGTGATGTGCGTAAAGATATGAAAACCATCGTAGTTGCGCCAAACAACGCTATCTATCTAACGGATGGACATCATACTTTCAATACCTTCACTCACATGTCTGGCGGCGGTAGTGACTTTAAAGTACACGTTATCGTAGAAAAAGATTATCGCCACCTAAAATCTATGGATGAGTTTTGGGCAGAGCTAGAAAAAGATAAAAACGCATGGCTGTTTGATCTTAACAACAAGCCAGTTGCACACACAGACTTGCCGCAGCAACTCGGCATGAGCAACTTTGCTAACGACCCATACCGCGCTCTAATGTATTACTCACGTGACGTGAGCTGGAACAAGCCTAAGCAACCTGTTCCTTTCCTAGAGTTCTACTGGGCAAAAGAGCTAAAGCCAGTATTTGATATCAACCGCTTTGATCTCACTACTGAAACAGGCTACATGGAAGCTGTAAAACAAGCCGCTGACGTGATTCTAGCGCTAGATACCACCAACCTAGGTGGCTCAGGTCTAAGTGCTAAAGAAATGGGACAATTTGATAGCTTTGATAATAAAGAATTCAAGAAAATGACCCGTAAAACCAGCAAGCTGAACTACATGTTAGGTTATAAAGCGTCGTTGTAA
- a CDS encoding DMT family transporter: MRILLLTSLAMIAFAANSLLSRLALIDGAASAQVFTLIRIMSGAATLSVILLFSSGIKGFYQQWSLGIFSGICLFLYALLFSLAYTQLTTGTGALILFGAVQFSLLGAHLFRGHRFSSVEWLGIVLSCSGFIWLVNPSAQGFSFVPVLSMLLSGISWAGFTLLGQRANAALPATTKGFIVASVISIGLTPWLFSPDNFTTQGLVYGVISGAITSGVGYVLWYAVVPKMSLLNASLSQLTVPAIALLMGVIFLEEALTLSGLLSMALILGGIALTLYQKSTHKLNKQ; this comes from the coding sequence ATGCGTATTTTACTCTTAACTAGCCTCGCGATGATTGCCTTTGCCGCCAATTCTTTGTTATCTCGACTGGCTCTTATCGACGGCGCGGCGTCAGCGCAAGTCTTTACCTTAATTCGCATCATGTCTGGCGCGGCAACTCTGAGTGTAATATTGCTTTTTAGCAGCGGCATAAAAGGCTTTTATCAGCAATGGTCGCTCGGGATATTCTCTGGGATATGCTTATTCTTATATGCACTGCTGTTTTCACTCGCCTATACCCAACTCACCACAGGCACAGGGGCGCTTATCTTATTTGGCGCAGTACAATTCTCGCTATTGGGTGCACATCTATTTAGAGGGCATCGTTTTAGCTCAGTTGAATGGTTAGGGATTGTTCTTTCATGCTCTGGCTTTATTTGGCTGGTGAACCCTTCCGCGCAAGGGTTTAGCTTTGTACCTGTACTTAGCATGTTGTTATCTGGCATTAGCTGGGCTGGGTTTACTCTTCTCGGGCAACGAGCCAATGCCGCGCTTCCTGCCACGACCAAAGGCTTTATTGTGGCATCGGTTATCTCTATTGGCTTAACGCCTTGGCTGTTCTCGCCGGATAACTTCACCACACAAGGGCTGGTTTATGGCGTGATATCAGGCGCAATTACCTCGGGTGTTGGCTATGTGCTCTGGTATGCGGTAGTGCCTAAGATGAGCTTATTAAATGCGTCATTATCACAACTGACTGTACCGGCTATTGCTTTATTGATGGGTGTTATTTTTCTTGAAGAAGCACTGACATTAAGC